A stretch of Acidicapsa ligni DNA encodes these proteins:
- a CDS encoding 4'-phosphopantetheinyl transferase family protein — MLAPDTVHAWLIRLDVKADESQLARWREWLSVMERAKADIFRAEQHRREYITSHAALRVVLGECLGIAPADVIFDDGRDAGAKPHLLIAGDKPDVRFNLSHTAGAALIGVTLDWELGVDIERLRPMADLEAMARSVMSMEEFDRWLEVETGAQELAFYRLWTRKESYLKAIGLGLYRSLQQVTVSVSPEMQTGGERVRDLSDDANWMVSDVTVPAGFSASIFSASICCEGVEMPEIRMAELDPATGFKIRNVRR, encoded by the coding sequence ATGCTTGCTCCCGATACAGTACACGCCTGGCTGATCCGACTGGATGTGAAGGCGGATGAATCTCAGCTTGCGCGATGGCGGGAGTGGCTGTCCGTTATGGAACGCGCGAAGGCCGATATCTTTCGGGCGGAACAGCATCGCCGCGAATACATAACCTCTCATGCTGCGTTGCGTGTGGTTCTGGGAGAGTGTCTTGGCATTGCACCTGCGGATGTAATCTTTGACGACGGTCGAGATGCCGGGGCAAAGCCGCACCTCCTGATCGCAGGCGATAAGCCAGATGTGCGGTTCAATCTTAGTCACACGGCAGGAGCGGCTTTGATTGGCGTGACATTGGACTGGGAACTCGGAGTGGACATCGAGCGATTGCGTCCAATGGCGGATCTGGAGGCTATGGCGCGCAGCGTGATGTCGATGGAGGAGTTTGATCGTTGGCTTGAAGTTGAAACAGGCGCGCAGGAACTGGCGTTTTATCGCTTGTGGACGCGCAAGGAGTCTTATCTGAAGGCGATAGGGCTGGGGCTTTATCGCAGCCTGCAGCAGGTCACTGTATCCGTCTCACCGGAGATGCAGACGGGCGGAGAGCGTGTGCGAGATTTGTCCGACGATGCGAACTGGATGGTATCCGATGTGACTGTGCCTGCGGGCTTCTCGGCGTCGATCTTCTCGGCATCGATCTGCTGCGAAGGAGTCGAGATGCCGGAGATTAGAATGGCAGAACTCGATCCCGCTACCGGTTTTAAAATTAGAAATGTACGCCGGTAA